Proteins encoded within one genomic window of Cellulomonas xiejunii:
- a CDS encoding thiolase family protein yields the protein MKFTDAHIPFGMSWTSPFAKWQGPLAEVNSLDLAVDVTGRALADRGLPPEEITEWTLGCTVPQQHSFYGVTLVSRRLGAGDHGGPWISRACATSAAVIEHLAAQVQLGAHTTTIGVVTDRTSNGPLMLWSSAASPGGAPTSEHWVLDPMKLDPTTGQSMNDTAENTARAAGYTREQVDEVALLRHEQYRSALADDRAVQRAYMVPVRIPTRRGEEWVTEDHGVFPTTAEGLARLRPVTPDGVVTYGAQTHPADGCAGVVVASAARARDLGGGVTAQVLATGFARAEPAYMPQAPVPAARRALADAGVDVADLDVVTTHNPFAVNDLWFAEQTGFPLERMNPYGSSLVYGHPQGPTGARAVTELIHALHARGGGIGLFTGCAAGDSAGAVVVRVDG from the coding sequence GTGAAGTTCACCGACGCCCACATCCCGTTCGGCATGAGCTGGACCTCGCCCTTCGCCAAGTGGCAGGGACCGCTGGCGGAGGTCAACAGCCTGGACCTCGCGGTCGACGTCACGGGCCGCGCCCTGGCCGACCGCGGGCTGCCGCCCGAGGAGATCACCGAGTGGACGCTGGGGTGCACGGTCCCGCAGCAGCACTCCTTCTACGGCGTCACCCTCGTCTCGCGCCGCCTCGGCGCCGGGGACCATGGGGGGCCGTGGATCTCGCGGGCGTGCGCGACGTCGGCCGCCGTCATCGAGCACCTCGCCGCGCAGGTGCAGCTCGGTGCGCACACGACGACGATCGGCGTCGTCACCGACCGCACCAGCAACGGTCCGCTCATGCTCTGGAGCAGCGCGGCGAGCCCGGGGGGCGCGCCCACCAGCGAGCACTGGGTGCTGGACCCGATGAAGCTCGACCCGACCACCGGGCAGAGCATGAACGACACGGCCGAGAACACCGCGCGCGCCGCGGGCTACACGCGCGAGCAGGTCGACGAGGTCGCGCTGCTGCGGCACGAGCAGTACCGCAGCGCGCTGGCCGACGACCGCGCGGTCCAGCGCGCCTACATGGTGCCGGTGCGCATCCCGACGCGCCGCGGCGAGGAGTGGGTGACCGAGGACCACGGGGTCTTCCCGACGACGGCCGAGGGGCTGGCCCGGTTGCGGCCCGTGACGCCCGACGGCGTCGTGACGTACGGCGCGCAGACGCACCCCGCCGACGGCTGCGCGGGCGTCGTCGTCGCGAGCGCCGCCCGGGCGCGTGACCTCGGCGGCGGCGTGACCGCGCAGGTCCTCGCGACCGGCTTCGCGCGCGCGGAGCCCGCGTACATGCCGCAGGCGCCCGTGCCCGCGGCCCGGCGCGCGCTCGCGGACGCGGGCGTGGACGTCGCGGACCTCGACGTCGTGACGACGCACAACCCGTTCGCGGTCAACGACCTGTGGTTCGCCGAGCAGACCGGCTTCCCGCTCGAGCGCATGAACCCGTACGGCTCGTCGCTCGTCTACGGCCACCCGCAGGGCCCGACCGGCGCCCGCGCCGTGACCGAGCTGATCCACGCGCTGCACGCCCGGGGTGGGGGGATCGGCCTGTTCACCGGCTGCGCCGCGGGCGACTCCGCCGGGGCCGTCGTCGTGCGCGTCGACGGGTGA
- a CDS encoding MaoC family dehydratase: MTEPAAATTAPGESAPTRTTVALADLPSLVGTTFGPSSWRTITQEQVDRFADLTGDHNPIHLDPEYAAGTPFGGTIVHGYLTLALVVPLMAEVVEVTGVGTGVNYGLDRLRFPAPVRVGSRIRVASTLSAVTEVAGGYQAVFENTFEAEGLTKPAAVAVMIVRYYA, translated from the coding sequence ATGACCGAACCCGCAGCCGCCACCACCGCACCCGGCGAGTCGGCCCCGACCCGGACGACGGTCGCCCTGGCCGACCTGCCGTCGCTCGTCGGCACGACGTTCGGCCCGTCGTCCTGGCGCACCATCACCCAGGAGCAGGTCGACCGGTTCGCCGACCTGACCGGTGACCACAACCCGATCCACCTGGACCCCGAGTACGCCGCGGGTACGCCGTTCGGCGGGACGATCGTCCACGGCTACCTCACGCTCGCGCTCGTCGTGCCGCTCATGGCGGAGGTCGTCGAGGTGACGGGGGTGGGCACGGGGGTCAACTACGGGCTCGACCGTCTGCGGTTCCCGGCGCCCGTGCGGGTCGGGTCGCGCATCCGCGTGGCGTCGACGCTGTCCGCCGTCACCGAGGTGGCGGGCGGGTACCAGGCCGTCTTCGAGAACACCTTCGAGGCCGAGGGGCTGACCAAGCCCGCGGCGGTCGCCGTGATGATCGTGCGGTACTACGCGTGA
- a CDS encoding SDR family NAD(P)-dependent oxidoreductase: MSAGAGVDLTGKGAVVTGSGRGLGRAYAQALAAAGAGVVVNDVDAETAQATVDAIVADGGSAVAVVAPVGPTATADRLVAAAVEAFGRLDVLVTNAGVLRDRVLWKTTDEDFDLVVDTHLRGTFTCARAAAAQMRERGEGGRIVLVGSPAGQHGNFGQTSYAAAKAGIVAMARTWSLELARAGITVNAVVPTAITAMTATIPVYAEVAAAYDRGEPLPRTVRQEHALGGPEDVAPLVVWLASEASAGVTGQAIGIGGDKLSVYSVPQELAVTYREGGWSAEAIGEAWGSTFGPHLQPSGITLPPLEPPT, from the coding sequence GTGAGCGCGGGCGCGGGCGTCGACCTGACCGGCAAGGGCGCCGTCGTCACCGGCAGCGGGCGAGGGCTGGGCCGGGCGTACGCGCAGGCACTGGCGGCCGCGGGCGCCGGCGTGGTGGTCAACGACGTCGACGCCGAGACCGCGCAGGCGACCGTCGACGCGATCGTCGCCGATGGGGGCTCGGCCGTCGCCGTCGTCGCGCCCGTGGGGCCCACAGCGACCGCCGACCGGCTCGTCGCCGCGGCCGTCGAGGCCTTCGGACGCCTCGACGTGCTCGTCACCAACGCCGGCGTGCTGCGTGACCGCGTGCTGTGGAAGACGACCGACGAGGACTTCGACCTGGTCGTCGACACGCACCTGCGGGGCACGTTCACGTGCGCGCGGGCCGCCGCCGCCCAGATGCGCGAGCGTGGCGAGGGCGGGCGGATCGTGCTCGTCGGCTCGCCCGCCGGGCAGCACGGCAACTTCGGCCAGACGAGCTACGCGGCGGCGAAGGCGGGGATCGTCGCGATGGCCCGGACGTGGTCGCTCGAGCTGGCGCGGGCCGGGATCACCGTCAACGCCGTCGTGCCGACCGCGATCACCGCGATGACCGCGACCATCCCGGTCTACGCGGAGGTCGCCGCGGCCTACGACCGGGGGGAGCCGCTGCCGCGGACCGTGCGCCAGGAGCACGCGCTGGGCGGACCCGAGGACGTCGCACCGCTCGTGGTGTGGCTCGCGTCGGAGGCGTCCGCGGGCGTCACCGGGCAGGCGATCGGCATCGGCGGGGACAAGCTGTCGGTCTACTCCGTCCCGCAGGAGCTCGCCGTGACGTACCGGGAGGGCGGGTGGAGCGCCGAGGCGATCGGTGAGGCGTGGGGGAGCACGTTCGGGCCGCACCTGCAGCCCAGCGGGATCACCCTGCCGCCGCTCGAACCGCCGACGTGA
- a CDS encoding PaaX family transcriptional regulator encodes MAQTSEDDPRAPRTRAGSPPSLLLTLLGDYWWAQTDPLPSAALVDLLADFGVSDVAARAALSRMVKHGLLVSARSGRHTFYSLTPRAQAIMRTGAERIVAFGAGDGADWDGRWSLVAFSVPEANRSAREALRTRLRWLGFAPLYDALWISPHARHDEALAELGDLGVTRATAFVAACPPLPDAALAPESAWDLDGLAELYRGFVATWEPTHAALNKGAISPVEALVKRTELMDAWRAFPGVDPDLPRRLLPADWPRDRARDLFLDTYEQLGAPASVRVRQVISGYAPELADRVVQFSVVADPPGPRPVPVTSAVRAAAG; translated from the coding sequence GTGGCACAGACGAGCGAGGACGACCCGCGCGCCCCGCGCACGCGCGCCGGGTCGCCCCCGAGCCTGCTGCTGACGCTGCTCGGCGACTACTGGTGGGCCCAGACCGACCCGCTGCCGTCGGCGGCGCTCGTCGACCTGCTCGCCGACTTCGGCGTCAGCGACGTCGCCGCGCGGGCCGCGCTCAGCCGCATGGTCAAGCACGGCCTCCTGGTCTCGGCGCGCAGCGGGCGCCACACGTTCTACTCCCTGACCCCGCGCGCCCAGGCGATCATGCGCACGGGCGCCGAGCGCATCGTCGCCTTCGGTGCCGGGGACGGCGCCGACTGGGACGGACGCTGGAGCCTCGTGGCGTTCTCGGTGCCGGAGGCGAACCGCTCGGCGCGCGAGGCCCTGCGCACGCGGCTGCGCTGGCTCGGGTTCGCGCCGCTGTACGACGCCCTGTGGATCTCCCCGCACGCGCGTCACGACGAGGCGCTCGCCGAGCTCGGGGACCTCGGCGTCACGCGTGCGACGGCCTTCGTCGCAGCCTGCCCGCCGCTGCCCGACGCGGCCCTGGCACCCGAGAGCGCGTGGGACCTGGACGGCCTGGCCGAGCTCTACCGCGGCTTCGTCGCCACCTGGGAGCCCACCCACGCGGCCCTCAACAAGGGGGCCATCTCCCCCGTCGAGGCGCTCGTCAAGCGCACCGAGCTCATGGACGCCTGGCGCGCGTTCCCCGGCGTGGACCCGGACCTGCCGCGCCGGCTGCTGCCCGCGGACTGGCCGCGGGACCGCGCGCGTGACCTCTTCCTCGACACGTACGAGCAGCTCGGCGCCCCGGCCTCGGTGCGGGTGCGGCAGGTCATCAGCGGCTACGCGCCCGAGCTCGCCGACCGCGTCGTCCAGTTCTCGGTCGTCGCGGACCCACCCGGTCCGCGCCCCGTCCCCGTCACGTCGGCGGTTCGAGCGGCGGCAGGGTGA
- a CDS encoding fumarylacetoacetate hydrolase family protein — MKLASTLDGRLHAVLDDRSVDLTDALGLRPGAGGPLLAFLERGGSLSDLHGLDLDALPSQPTDPSRLAAPIARPGKVVGAPVNYLDHQAEMGEQRTIADYGMFLKATSSVIGPTGSIRLPYLDVRTDHEGELGVVIGRTAHRVPAERALDHVLGYAPVLDITVRSGEDRSTRKSFDTFTPFGPWVTTADEVPDPDALELRCWVDGELRQHASTADLIYGVAELISYTSHVMTLHPGDVIATGTPAGVGPIAAGQRVAVEIEGLGRLDVGVTDEGAIAYTDRPGRR; from the coding sequence ATGAAGTTGGCCAGCACCCTGGACGGGCGCCTGCACGCCGTGCTGGACGACCGGTCGGTCGACCTGACTGACGCCCTCGGGCTGCGGCCCGGCGCCGGCGGCCCGCTGCTGGCGTTCCTGGAGCGCGGCGGCTCGCTGAGCGACCTGCACGGGCTCGACCTCGACGCGCTGCCGTCGCAGCCGACCGACCCGAGCCGCCTCGCCGCACCGATCGCGCGGCCCGGCAAGGTCGTCGGCGCGCCCGTCAACTACCTCGACCACCAGGCCGAGATGGGCGAGCAGCGGACCATCGCCGACTACGGGATGTTCCTCAAGGCGACCTCGTCGGTCATCGGGCCCACCGGGTCCATCCGGCTGCCGTACCTGGACGTGCGCACCGACCACGAGGGCGAGCTGGGCGTCGTCATCGGCCGCACGGCCCACCGGGTCCCCGCCGAGCGCGCGCTCGACCACGTCCTCGGGTACGCGCCCGTCCTCGACATCACCGTCCGGTCCGGCGAGGACCGCTCGACCCGCAAGTCCTTCGACACGTTCACGCCGTTCGGTCCCTGGGTGACGACCGCCGACGAGGTCCCCGACCCCGACGCGCTCGAGCTGCGCTGCTGGGTGGACGGCGAGCTGCGGCAGCACGCCTCGACGGCCGACCTCATCTACGGCGTCGCCGAACTCATCTCCTACACGAGCCACGTCATGACCCTGCACCCCGGCGACGTGATCGCGACGGGCACCCCGGCCGGCGTCGGGCCGATCGCCGCCGGTCAGCGCGTCGCGGTCGAGATCGAAGGGCTCGGCCGCCTCGACGTGGGCGTCACCGACGAGGGCGCGATCGCCTACACCGACCGGCCGGGGCGCCGGTGA
- a CDS encoding acetate--CoA ligase family protein, which translates to MSAASTADARARGGSPRAARGRPGPRDPRDARTPLDAMFRPSSIAVVGASAREGKAGHAMVQALRRFPGTLHLVNPRGGEVLGRTALPSLREASDVDLAVLVVPPDAVPGALEDARDAGVRAAVVCAGGFAESGPDGARLQERVVRVAREAGIRLLGPNTSGFMNPVDRTTANFMPAVADLAPGTVSVVAQSGGVNLALAFLLARAGVGLRLGVGLGNAVDVDFPELLDHLARDEATTAVGLHVEGVADGPALVAALRRTTARKPVVAFKVGRSDVAEFAQSHTGALTGSYAVTRAALQQAGAVVVDSLEEMVAALVALRTVRLPAGDRAGVGLLTGQAGPGLVVADALGARGIALPRLTDATQRRIAELLPPLTFQANPVDTGRPSPTFGDVLGAVVADPRVDVVGVYALDEPGALDPVAALGPAAGRVLFASGGPADALAERRAALGDVGVPVLAGPGDLATGLAAVVADARVRSVADAPPVAATRTVGRTLDEHDAKTLLESYGVRTPQRRVAADRAQAHAALAELGRDGAAVVVKVLDAAVLHKSDVGGVHVGVRDGAGLDRAIDAIDAIDAVAPATEASGAATRPARRYLLEELAAPGTELIVGAVRDAAFGPVVLLGPGGVAAELGGEPVLRLAPLSVARSEEMVRALPPAVLAGFRGAPPVDVPALAAVLRAVGQVVCEHADITELDLNPVRITADGPVVLDAVVVAAPRGDTCPT; encoded by the coding sequence GTGAGCGCCGCCTCGACCGCGGACGCCCGTGCCCGCGGCGGGTCCCCGCGGGCCGCTCGCGGGCGCCCGGGCCCGCGCGACCCGCGGGACGCACGCACCCCCCTCGACGCGATGTTCCGCCCCTCGAGCATCGCGGTGGTCGGCGCCTCCGCGCGCGAGGGCAAGGCGGGGCACGCCATGGTCCAGGCGCTGCGCCGGTTCCCCGGCACCCTGCACCTGGTCAACCCGCGCGGGGGTGAGGTGCTCGGGCGCACCGCCCTGCCGAGCCTGCGGGAGGCGTCGGACGTCGACCTCGCGGTGCTCGTCGTGCCGCCGGACGCGGTCCCCGGCGCGCTCGAGGACGCGCGCGACGCGGGGGTGCGTGCGGCCGTGGTGTGCGCGGGCGGGTTCGCGGAGTCCGGCCCCGACGGTGCACGCCTCCAGGAGCGGGTCGTGCGCGTGGCCCGTGAGGCCGGCATCCGGCTGCTGGGGCCCAACACGTCGGGGTTCATGAACCCGGTCGACCGGACCACCGCGAACTTCATGCCCGCCGTCGCGGACCTCGCCCCGGGGACCGTGAGCGTCGTGGCGCAGTCCGGCGGCGTGAACCTCGCGCTCGCGTTCCTGCTGGCCCGCGCGGGGGTCGGCCTGCGGCTGGGGGTCGGGCTCGGCAACGCGGTCGACGTCGACTTCCCCGAGCTGCTCGACCACCTGGCACGCGACGAGGCGACCACGGCCGTCGGGCTGCACGTCGAGGGCGTCGCCGACGGTCCGGCCCTGGTCGCCGCGCTGCGTCGGACGACGGCACGCAAGCCCGTCGTGGCGTTCAAGGTCGGCCGGTCCGACGTCGCGGAGTTCGCGCAGTCGCACACCGGTGCGCTGACCGGCTCCTACGCGGTGACCCGCGCGGCGCTGCAGCAGGCCGGGGCCGTGGTCGTCGACAGCCTCGAGGAGATGGTCGCCGCGCTCGTCGCGCTGCGCACGGTCCGGCTGCCGGCCGGCGACCGCGCGGGCGTGGGGCTGCTCACCGGTCAGGCGGGGCCCGGGCTGGTCGTCGCGGACGCGCTCGGTGCGCGGGGCATCGCGCTGCCGCGGCTCACCGACGCGACGCAGCGGCGCATCGCCGAGCTGCTGCCGCCCCTCACCTTCCAGGCCAACCCGGTGGACACCGGGCGTCCGTCACCGACGTTCGGCGACGTGCTGGGTGCCGTCGTGGCGGACCCGCGCGTCGACGTCGTCGGGGTCTACGCGCTCGACGAGCCGGGTGCGCTCGACCCCGTCGCCGCGCTCGGCCCGGCCGCCGGCCGCGTGCTGTTCGCCAGCGGTGGGCCGGCGGACGCGCTCGCCGAGCGTCGTGCGGCACTCGGCGACGTCGGCGTCCCTGTGCTCGCCGGCCCGGGCGACCTCGCGACGGGCCTCGCGGCCGTGGTCGCCGACGCGCGCGTGCGGTCCGTCGCCGACGCCCCGCCCGTCGCGGCGACGCGGACCGTCGGTCGCACGCTGGACGAGCACGACGCGAAGACGCTGCTGGAGTCCTACGGCGTCCGCACGCCCCAGCGGCGCGTCGCGGCCGACCGGGCGCAGGCCCACGCGGCGCTGGCGGAGCTCGGTCGCGACGGTGCGGCGGTCGTCGTGAAGGTGCTCGACGCCGCGGTCCTGCACAAATCCGACGTCGGCGGCGTGCACGTCGGGGTGCGCGACGGTGCGGGGCTGGACCGTGCGATCGACGCGATCGACGCGATCGACGCGGTCGCGCCCGCGACCGAGGCGTCGGGTGCCGCGACCCGGCCCGCCCGCCGGTACCTGCTCGAGGAGCTGGCGGCACCGGGCACCGAGCTCATCGTCGGGGCCGTGCGGGACGCCGCCTTCGGTCCCGTCGTCCTGCTGGGCCCGGGCGGCGTCGCGGCAGAGCTGGGGGGCGAACCCGTCCTGCGGCTCGCCCCGCTGTCCGTCGCGCGTTCCGAGGAGATGGTCCGCGCGTTGCCGCCCGCCGTCCTCGCCGGGTTCCGCGGGGCCCCGCCCGTCGACGTGCCGGCGCTCGCAGCGGTGCTGCGGGCCGTCGGGCAGGTCGTCTGCGAGCACGCCGACATCACCGAGCTGGACCTCAACCCGGTCCGGATCACGGCCGACGGGCCGGTCGTCCTCGACGCCGTCGTCGTCGCGGCCCCGAGAGGAGACACATGTCCGACGTGA
- a CDS encoding FAD-dependent monooxygenase, translated as MSDVSTPPVAAQPVAAQPVAAQPGTAPSDAAHPVTRRDEDQGVVVVGAGPVGLTAALALRTYGVPVTVLEAGPEGRQRPGSRAIFTHSQTLQILDRISPGLGAELYGHGVYWNTQRTFHGGKEVYAKTYPDPPAGVYPHFTSLPQVQIEAYLYARALAAGVTFAWSQEIAQVAADDDGVTLTTVAGRRWEASYVVGADGSRSAVRKQVGARMEGTRDEGWYVVVDVAEKDEPTLPNERHFHYAHPAVGGRNVLIVPFAGGYRVDLQLVEGDDPDALASDEGVSAWLDAVLPPGYGERTTWVSTYQFLQLVAHDFADPHRRVLLVGEAAHLFAPFGARGLNSGVPDAEAAAIAIAAATRAAGAAARTPVEAFALARRSAALFNRDAAGEALAHLRPDEQTAARVLAAAERAPGDAEASVWLEKAPYGPRGVHRAETVYRY; from the coding sequence ATGTCCGACGTGAGCACACCCCCCGTCGCCGCCCAGCCCGTCGCCGCCCAGCCCGTCGCCGCCCAGCCCGGCACGGCACCCTCCGACGCCGCCCACCCCGTCACCCGGCGGGACGAGGACCAGGGTGTGGTGGTCGTCGGTGCGGGTCCCGTCGGCCTGACCGCCGCGCTCGCGCTGCGCACCTACGGCGTCCCCGTCACCGTCCTCGAGGCTGGGCCCGAGGGACGGCAGCGGCCCGGCAGCCGGGCGATCTTCACGCACAGCCAGACCCTGCAGATCCTCGACCGGATCAGCCCCGGGCTCGGCGCCGAGCTGTACGGGCACGGCGTCTACTGGAACACCCAGCGCACGTTCCACGGCGGCAAGGAGGTGTACGCCAAGACGTACCCGGACCCGCCCGCCGGGGTGTACCCGCACTTCACGAGCCTGCCGCAGGTGCAGATCGAGGCGTACCTGTACGCGCGTGCCCTGGCCGCCGGGGTCACGTTCGCGTGGTCGCAGGAGATCGCGCAGGTCGCCGCCGACGACGACGGGGTCACGCTCACCACCGTCGCCGGCCGCCGCTGGGAGGCGTCGTACGTCGTCGGCGCCGACGGGTCACGGTCGGCGGTCCGCAAGCAGGTCGGGGCGCGCATGGAGGGCACGCGCGACGAGGGCTGGTACGTCGTCGTCGACGTCGCCGAGAAGGACGAGCCGACCCTGCCGAACGAGCGGCACTTCCACTACGCGCACCCCGCGGTGGGCGGGCGCAACGTGCTCATCGTGCCGTTCGCGGGCGGCTACCGCGTCGACCTCCAGCTCGTCGAGGGCGACGACCCCGACGCGCTCGCGTCGGACGAGGGCGTGAGCGCGTGGCTCGACGCGGTCCTGCCGCCCGGCTACGGCGAGCGCACGACCTGGGTGTCGACCTACCAGTTCCTCCAGCTCGTGGCCCACGACTTCGCCGACCCGCACCGCCGCGTCCTGCTCGTCGGGGAGGCCGCCCACCTCTTCGCGCCCTTCGGTGCGCGCGGGCTGAACTCCGGTGTGCCGGACGCCGAGGCCGCCGCCATCGCGATCGCCGCGGCGACCCGCGCGGCGGGCGCCGCCGCGCGCACACCGGTCGAGGCGTTCGCCCTCGCGCGCCGCTCCGCCGCGCTGTTCAACCGCGACGCCGCGGGCGAGGCGCTCGCGCACCTGCGCCCCGACGAGCAGACCGCGGCGCGCGTGCTGGCCGCCGCGGAGCGCGCGCCCGGGGACGCCGAGGCGTCGGTGTGGCTCGAGAAGGCGCCGTACGGGCCCCGCGGCGTCCACCGCGCGGAGACGGTCTACCGCTACTGA
- a CDS encoding carboxypeptidase-like regulatory domain-containing protein: MACLPLGTSTLGGRVTDEGGTPAQGVTVRVRSTVTGEATASTDGDGWWAVGSLPGGSYRVSFDAWQQGFVSEWWDDAPDSVTATVVTLAEGESVRDLQTRLARTATLSGRVVAPGGTVPTGTSVMVDDATGSGTYGYSPVGADGTYQVDGLDPGSYVIRVVPGAGSSWGPTYYPDARGPATATPVAVAAGQRLDGLDVTLQTSVGITGTVTLPSGTDPSQVRVVATPLDDPRLWVRAAGVAADGTYRVTDVFPGSYTVRVEDAGANPPITTRYYPDSPTADGARPVVVVDGADTTGIDITAVAASRVTGVVTGASGPLQWVEVMLEPVRGGAGVGPTFTDAQGAFSFAGLPAGEYRVRFTVPTDGRNRTLYFRAPSGTVSQVRAASVVKVGSGATVEVRARVKGRS, encoded by the coding sequence GTGGCATGTCTCCCGCTCGGCACGTCGACGCTGGGCGGTCGCGTCACCGACGAGGGCGGCACGCCGGCGCAGGGCGTGACGGTCCGCGTGCGGAGCACCGTCACCGGTGAGGCGACGGCGTCCACCGACGGGGACGGCTGGTGGGCGGTCGGCAGCCTGCCCGGCGGGTCGTACCGGGTGTCGTTCGACGCCTGGCAGCAGGGCTTCGTCTCCGAGTGGTGGGACGACGCGCCGGACTCCGTGACCGCCACGGTGGTGACGCTGGCCGAGGGCGAGTCGGTGCGCGACCTGCAGACCCGGCTGGCGCGCACGGCGACGCTGAGCGGGCGCGTCGTCGCGCCGGGCGGCACGGTGCCCACCGGGACGAGCGTCATGGTCGACGACGCGACCGGGAGCGGGACCTACGGGTACTCGCCTGTCGGGGCCGACGGCACCTACCAGGTGGACGGGCTGGACCCCGGCTCGTACGTCATCCGGGTCGTCCCGGGAGCCGGCAGCTCCTGGGGCCCCACCTACTACCCGGACGCGCGCGGGCCGGCGACGGCGACGCCCGTCGCGGTGGCCGCGGGCCAGCGGCTCGACGGCCTCGACGTGACGCTGCAGACCAGCGTGGGCATCACCGGCACCGTCACCCTGCCGTCCGGTACCGACCCGTCCCAGGTCCGGGTCGTCGCGACGCCCCTGGACGACCCGCGGCTGTGGGTCCGCGCGGCCGGCGTCGCCGCCGACGGCACGTACCGCGTGACCGACGTGTTCCCGGGGTCGTACACCGTGCGCGTCGAGGACGCGGGTGCGAACCCGCCGATCACGACGCGGTACTACCCCGACTCGCCGACGGCCGACGGCGCACGGCCGGTCGTCGTCGTCGACGGGGCCGACACGACCGGCATCGACATCACCGCGGTGGCCGCCTCCCGCGTCACGGGTGTCGTCACGGGGGCGTCGGGACCCCTGCAGTGGGTCGAGGTCATGCTGGAGCCCGTCCGCGGGGGCGCCGGGGTCGGGCCCACGTTCACGGACGCGCAGGGCGCCTTCTCGTTCGCCGGGCTGCCCGCCGGCGAGTACCGGGTCCGGTTCACGGTGCCGACGGACGGACGCAACCGCACCCTGTACTTCCGCGCGCCGTCCGGCACGGTCTCGCAGGTGCGCGCCGCGAGCGTCGTGAAGGTCGGCAGCGGCGCCACGGTCGAGGTCCGGGCACGGGTCAAGGGCCGCAGCTGA
- a CDS encoding HNH endonuclease, translating into MTPSTRQGRYARRRRRRLGLVDNDLTDAQWQAVQAAWGGCAYCGATGRPLQRDCVLPISRGGRYTVGNVVPACASCNASKCNAEVTTWLRRKKLDEKAFLLRLAEIRVALV; encoded by the coding sequence ATGACCCCCTCCACCCGGCAGGGCCGCTACGCCCGGCGTCGCAGGCGTCGGCTCGGGCTGGTCGACAACGACCTGACCGACGCGCAGTGGCAGGCCGTCCAGGCCGCGTGGGGCGGGTGCGCCTACTGCGGCGCGACCGGTCGCCCGTTGCAGCGCGACTGCGTGCTCCCGATCTCGCGCGGAGGCCGGTACACGGTGGGCAACGTGGTCCCCGCGTGCGCATCGTGCAACGCGAGCAAGTGCAACGCGGAGGTCACGACGTGGCTCCGGCGCAAGAAGCTCGACGAGAAGGCCTTCCTGCTGCGCCTCGCGGAGATCCGCGTCGCCCTGGTGTGA
- a CDS encoding MerR family transcriptional regulator: MLSIGQIAQGTGVSRRMLRHWETLGLIEPARVDESTGYRRYAQSQIGRVRAVTSLRALGFGLEAIVELLDAGLTETRLVALLQARERELAEQVDEASARLAEVRSRLASVEKGNRTVMDTLRLAPLPALRLSAVRTTVLDETEIPRAAGEAVARLREHLRSQGVEDAALVLTFDGTADDVIVVTAGVETDAQGRELDVVEVPAVPEGVSVTFDQAPALLSDAWAAVDAELADRRLRTTGVHRQLVASGGALTLQAEVRALAAEAGPGGS; the protein is encoded by the coding sequence ATGTTGAGCATCGGGCAGATCGCGCAGGGCACGGGCGTGTCACGCCGCATGCTGCGCCACTGGGAGACGCTGGGGCTGATCGAGCCTGCCCGCGTCGACGAGTCGACGGGGTACCGCCGCTACGCGCAGAGCCAGATCGGGCGGGTGCGGGCGGTGACGTCGCTGCGGGCACTGGGGTTCGGGCTGGAGGCGATCGTCGAGCTCCTCGACGCAGGCCTGACCGAGACCCGCCTCGTGGCGCTCCTGCAGGCCCGTGAGCGCGAGCTCGCGGAGCAGGTCGACGAGGCATCGGCACGTCTCGCGGAGGTGCGCTCGCGCCTCGCGTCCGTCGAGAAGGGAAACCGCACAGTCATGGACACTCTTCGACTCGCCCCGTTGCCGGCCCTCCGGCTGTCCGCCGTCCGCACGACCGTGCTCGACGAGACCGAGATCCCGCGTGCTGCCGGCGAAGCCGTGGCACGACTCCGGGAGCACCTGCGCTCCCAGGGCGTCGAGGACGCCGCGCTCGTCCTCACGTTCGACGGCACGGCCGACGACGTCATCGTGGTCACGGCCGGTGTCGAGACGGACGCCCAGGGACGCGAGCTCGACGTGGTCGAGGTCCCCGCCGTGCCTGAGGGCGTCTCCGTGACGTTCGACCAGGCGCCCGCCCTCCTCTCGGACGCCTGGGCCGCTGTGGACGCCGAGCTGGCGGACCGGCGCCTGCGCACGACCGGCGTGCACCGCCAGCTCGTCGCGTCGGGCGGCGCCTTGACGCTCCAGGCCGAGGTCCGCGCGCTCGCAGCCGAAGCCGGGCCCGGAGGAAGCTGA
- a CDS encoding ChaB family protein yields the protein MPKTTKSGKPKHDELPGTLQRSGAKAQRTFAKAHDSAAEEYDDAERAHRVAYSALKHTHEKVGDHWEPKDENGPSDPQAEGGRGTSRTTAEGVDANASKSHLYDIAKRLDIAGRSSMDKDALVEAIKKENRRRSR from the coding sequence ATGCCCAAGACGACGAAGAGCGGGAAGCCGAAGCACGACGAGCTGCCCGGCACGCTGCAGCGGTCGGGCGCGAAGGCCCAGCGCACGTTCGCCAAGGCGCACGACTCGGCGGCCGAGGAGTACGACGACGCCGAGCGGGCCCACCGGGTCGCCTACTCGGCGCTCAAGCACACGCACGAGAAGGTCGGCGACCACTGGGAGCCGAAGGACGAGAACGGCCCCTCGGACCCCCAGGCCGAGGGCGGGCGTGGCACGTCGCGGACGACGGCCGAGGGGGTCGACGCCAACGCCTCCAAGAGCCACCTGTACGACATCGCCAAGCGCCTGGACATCGCGGGCCGCTCGTCGATGGACAAGGACGCGCTCGTCGAGGCGATCAAGAAGGAGAACCGACGCCGCAGCCGATGA